A genomic region of Raphanus sativus cultivar WK10039 chromosome 6, ASM80110v3, whole genome shotgun sequence contains the following coding sequences:
- the LOC108812346 gene encoding pentatricopeptide repeat-containing protein At4g14190, chloroplastic, with protein MSFVVMENLTAQFLPPPLWNSNTRLLTSLIAKPNLISLPNSLPPLSLDCSKTLSTSLLSDHHHRFLNSLRRRLSHPGSCPLRLLQEDGDWSKDQFFAAIRFFRHSSRLHHILPVFDAWKKLEPSRINEANYEKIISLLCAERSMMDEAVRALQSMTHDYKINPSLRIYNSIIRGYADDGKFEEALSFLNEMKENGVSPETETYDGLIEGYGKRGMYDEIVSCVERMESEGCVRDGVSYNLLVREFARGGLLGRMERMYQSLMSRKMTVEPVTLVSMLETYAEFGVLEKMEETYDKVMRFGICLDEELVRRLACVYIDNFMFSRLDDLGRGIRRSDLAWCLRGLCHACLVSRKGLDCVVKERSEEAGRVPWSTSFANIVLLAYSKMGDFRSVELLLTQLQRRRSVKLDLVTVGIVFDLSVGVAGFDGTAVFMSWKKSGFLDKAAEMKTDPLVHAALGEGQFLRSCNEVMKQSLEESKSWTYQYLLEVVVKNQKTET; from the exons ATGAGCTTCGTCGTCATGGAGAATCTCACGGCGCAGTTTCTACCTCCTCCGCTATGGAACTCGAACACAAGACTTCTCACTTCCTTAATCGCTAAACCTAATCTCATCTCCCTCCCCAACTCGTTACCGCCGCTGTCTCTCGATTGTTCCAAGACACTATCCACCTCTCTTCTCTccgaccaccaccaccggtttcTCAATTCATTACGGCGACGACTCAGCCATCCCGGTTCTTGTCCTCTACGTCTGCTTCAAGAGGATGGAGACTGGAGCAAAGACCAATTCTTCGCCGCGATACGATTCTTCCGTCACTCCTCAAGACTCCACCACATTCTTCct GTGTTTGATGCGTGGAAGAAGCTAGAGCCTTCACGTATAAACGAAGCTAACTACGAGAAGATCATAAGCCTTCTTTGCGCGGAGAGATCGATGATGGACGAAGCGGTTCGAGCTTTACAATCCATGACTCATGATTACAAGATAAACCCGTCTTTACGAATCTACAATTCAATCATCCGCGGTTACGCTGACGACGGGAAGTTCGAGGAAGCATTGTCGTTCTTGAATGAGATGAAAGAGAACGGTGTGTCACCTGAGACCGAGACTTACGACGGGTTGATTGAAGGGTACGGTAAGCGGGGAATGTACGATGAGATTGTTTCGTGCGTGGAGAGGATGGAGTCCGAGGGGTGTGTGCGTGACGGCGTTAGTTATAATCTACTCGTGCGCGAGTTCGCTAGAGGAGGGTTGCTTGGGAGGATGGAGAGAATGTATCAGAGTTTGATGTCGAGGAAGATGACTGTGGAGCCTGTTACTCTGGTGTCGATGCTTGAAACTTATGCGGAGTTTGGGGTGCtggagaagatggaggagaCGTATGACAAGGTTATGAGGTTTGGGATCTGTCTGGATGAGGAGTTGGTTAGGAGGTTAGCGTGTGTTTACATTGATAACTTCATGTTCTCGAGGCTCGATGATTTGGGTCGTGGCATTCGGAGGAGTGATCTGGCTTGGTGTCTGAGGGGTCTATGCCACGCCTGTCTTGTGAGTCGGAAAGGTTTGGATTGTGTTGTTAAAGAGAGGAGCGAAGAAGCCGGGAGAGTTCCTTGGAGCACAAGTTTTGCTAATATCGTGCTACTAGCTTACTCGAAGATGGGAGATTTCAGGAGCGTTGAGCTGTTACTCACTCAGCTACAGAGGAGGAGAAGTGTGAAACTTGATCTTGTGACTGTAGGAATTGTCTTCGACTTGAGTGTGGGGGTGGCTGGGTTCGATGGTACTGCAGTTTTTATGAGCTGGAAGAAGAGTGGGTTTCTTGATAAGGCTGCGGAGATGAAGACTGACCCATTGGTTCATGCTGCTTTGGGGGAAGGGCAGTTTCTTAGAAGCTGCAATGAAGTGATGAAGCAGTCTCTTGAAGAATCAAAGTCATGGACTTATCAGTATCTATTAGAAGTTGTGGTTAAGAATCAGAAAACTGAAACTTAG